The Herminiimonas arsenitoxidans genome window below encodes:
- a CDS encoding TonB-dependent receptor family protein, which produces MARITRRSNPLIPARLKCAAAVALAVMAMPIYAQQAQPASDTTMLDAIQVSSDLLGTGLENSVKRYAGARTVVKKEEIENSGASNISDVMRRIPGVQVSDNSGSAGSAISLNIGIRGLAGRYSPRSTILLDGIPMANAPYGQPQLSFAPVSLNNIESIDVVRGGGAVRYGPQNVGGIINFKTRAIPTTAEAVGDVTIRQNDYSKGGSNTQYSAFAGKQLDNGLGFALLYSGMSGSDWRVRSDEKVNDLALKFRYELSPTSEIYGKFSYYDVMSRTPGGLTVAQYNANPFQNTRPTDFWSGDRKAFDVGYINTISDTQEFEIRTYYNESNRQSTLYTVNKTSGAITIQHQPRSYQTLGIEPRYTQRFNFGNTTNDVTVGYRYIRERGDDNVYSESITTGAYGAQTTFDNSTDAHAVYIDDKIAFGAWRITPGLRFEHINSLRHDRSTGGDFEVKNNKPLPSLNVAYLLTQDVTLFANYGTSFGVVQNTQLNTMTPANPLQPELAKTIEAGARWKSKNFSAEITAFNIRFDNQIQSVGSGATLAYYNLGKTEHKGIETAIDYTFDKAGPLAGFNAYANYTYTRAKQESGLTAGNDVPFYSRNTDTVGMRYVTGPWGFNLSSTHQSKQYADDKNTVAESADGSNGIIPGFRLWNAQVNWKSPNKKGLELLAGLNNLTDERYFTRTTDGNLGKLVGAPRMIYVQARVAF; this is translated from the coding sequence ATGGCCCGCATTACCCGCCGTAGTAATCCTCTTATTCCCGCTCGTTTGAAATGTGCAGCAGCCGTTGCGCTCGCAGTGATGGCCATGCCTATCTACGCGCAACAAGCGCAGCCGGCCAGCGATACAACTATGCTGGATGCGATTCAAGTCAGCAGTGATTTACTCGGAACCGGTTTGGAAAACAGTGTGAAACGCTATGCAGGCGCACGTACCGTAGTTAAAAAAGAAGAGATAGAAAATTCCGGCGCCTCCAACATTAGTGATGTGATGCGTCGTATCCCTGGCGTGCAAGTCAGCGACAACTCCGGCAGCGCAGGTAGTGCAATCTCACTCAACATTGGCATCCGTGGTTTAGCCGGGCGTTACTCGCCGCGCTCCACCATTTTGCTCGATGGCATTCCTATGGCGAATGCGCCTTATGGCCAACCGCAACTATCGTTCGCGCCAGTCAGTCTGAATAATATTGAATCGATAGACGTAGTACGTGGCGGTGGCGCAGTGCGTTATGGGCCGCAGAACGTAGGTGGCATTATCAACTTCAAGACGCGCGCGATTCCAACTACAGCGGAAGCAGTGGGTGACGTCACGATACGTCAAAACGATTACAGCAAAGGCGGCAGCAATACGCAGTACAGCGCGTTTGCTGGTAAGCAGTTGGATAACGGTTTGGGTTTTGCCTTGTTGTACTCCGGCATGAGCGGTAGCGATTGGCGCGTGCGCAGCGATGAGAAGGTGAATGATCTTGCGCTGAAATTCCGTTACGAGCTGAGTCCTACTTCAGAAATTTACGGTAAGTTTTCCTACTACGATGTCATGTCGAGAACGCCTGGTGGTTTGACGGTGGCGCAATACAATGCGAACCCTTTCCAGAACACGCGTCCGACGGATTTCTGGAGTGGTGATCGTAAAGCCTTCGACGTGGGTTACATCAACACCATATCCGATACGCAGGAATTCGAGATACGCACTTATTACAATGAGAGCAATCGTCAAAGTACTTTGTATACGGTGAATAAAACTAGCGGTGCCATCACCATTCAGCATCAACCACGCAGCTATCAAACCTTGGGTATAGAGCCGCGTTACACGCAACGCTTTAACTTTGGCAATACAACGAATGATGTCACTGTTGGTTATCGCTATATCCGTGAACGTGGTGATGACAATGTCTATAGCGAATCAATTACAACCGGTGCCTACGGCGCGCAGACAACCTTTGATAATTCTACCGATGCACATGCGGTATATATCGATGACAAGATTGCCTTCGGTGCATGGCGTATTACGCCAGGTCTGCGCTTTGAACATATCAACTCGCTGCGTCATGATCGCTCTACCGGTGGAGACTTTGAGGTCAAGAATAACAAGCCTTTGCCATCGTTGAATGTTGCGTATCTGCTCACACAGGACGTCACGTTGTTTGCTAATTACGGGACATCGTTCGGTGTTGTGCAAAACACGCAATTGAATACGATGACACCAGCAAATCCCTTGCAGCCAGAATTGGCGAAGACGATAGAGGCGGGCGCTCGCTGGAAGAGCAAGAATTTTTCTGCAGAGATTACGGCGTTTAATATTCGCTTCGACAATCAGATTCAATCAGTTGGTAGTGGTGCCACTCTCGCTTATTACAACTTGGGGAAAACGGAGCACAAAGGTATAGAAACGGCGATTGACTATACCTTCGATAAGGCGGGTCCATTGGCGGGCTTTAATGCTTATGCGAATTACACCTACACGCGCGCAAAACAAGAGTCAGGTCTGACCGCTGGTAACGACGTTCCTTTCTACTCACGGAATACCGATACGGTTGGCATGCGTTATGTAACTGGTCCGTGGGGTTTCAATCTCTCCAGTACACATCAAAGCAAGCAGTATGCTGATGATAAAAACACTGTGGCTGAGAGCGCAGACGGATCTAATGGCATTATCCCTGGCTTCCGTCTATGGAATGCGCAAGTCAACTGGAAGAGTCCAAACAAGAAGGGTTTGGAGCTTTTGGCCGGGCTTAATAATCTGACTGACGAACGTTACTTTACGCGTACCACCGATGGCAATCTTGGTAAGCTCGTTGGCGCGCCTCGCATGATTTATGTGCAAGCGCGCGTGGCTTTCTAA
- a CDS encoding slipin family protein, translated as MFSDLHLFPLLLALAVVVFLFSAINIFREYERGVVFTLGRFWKVKGPGLVIIIPLIQQVVRVDLRTVVLEVPTQDVISRDNVSVKVSAVVYFRIIDPQKAIIQVEDYLNATSQLAQTMLRSVLGKHTLDDMLAEREKLNQDIRESLDVQTDSWGIKVANVEIKQVDLTESMIRAIARQAEAERERRAKVIHAEGELQASEKLFEAAKILAQEPQAIQLRYLETLTVIGADKNTTIVFPLPIELVSFLSRLKPAEPPRDT; from the coding sequence ATGTTCTCCGACCTACATTTGTTTCCACTTCTACTTGCCCTTGCGGTCGTTGTTTTCCTCTTCTCCGCCATCAATATTTTTCGAGAATATGAGCGCGGCGTCGTCTTTACCTTGGGACGTTTCTGGAAGGTAAAAGGCCCGGGGCTGGTCATCATCATTCCCTTGATTCAACAAGTGGTGCGCGTCGATTTGCGTACTGTCGTGCTGGAGGTGCCGACCCAGGATGTCATCTCGCGCGACAACGTGTCTGTGAAGGTCAGTGCAGTTGTGTACTTCCGCATCATTGATCCACAGAAGGCGATCATTCAGGTAGAGGATTACTTGAATGCAACGAGCCAGTTGGCACAAACCATGTTGCGCTCAGTATTGGGCAAACACACTTTGGACGATATGCTGGCTGAGCGTGAAAAACTGAATCAAGACATTAGAGAATCACTGGATGTGCAAACCGACTCATGGGGCATCAAGGTTGCCAACGTCGAGATCAAGCAAGTCGATCTGACTGAGTCCATGATCAGAGCCATCGCCAGACAGGCCGAAGCAGAACGCGAACGACGCGCCAAAGTCATACATGCTGAAGGCGAATTGCAGGCTTCAGAAAAATTATTCGAAGCAGCCAAAATTCTGGCGCAAGAACCACAGGCAATTCAACTACGCTATCTGGAAACCTTAACCGTTATCGGTGCAGATAAAAACACGACCATCGTTTTTCCTCTACCGATAGAGTTGGTTTCTTTCTTGAGCCGACTTAAACCGGCAGAACCGCCACGCGATACCTGA
- a CDS encoding PepSY-associated TM helix domain-containing protein, translated as MNADGTFRTREGKPVDLSAATSHGKHGRRRSKRAIFLTWLRKIHLYVGLWGAVFGLLFGATGLILNHRAILKIPVEKTVVTTVQLTLPHSFANPEAMSSWLQEELKFAPVAPPVLKMQPAKTVVWSGHDVQQPERWTIALNRPEGGLSAEYFVGNHYVKLDQIDATPIGTLTRLHMSIGVSAFWVLLSDTIAGSLILLSLTGLLLWTQLHTIRTIAVLTSVGALFAGLWFMWSI; from the coding sequence ATGAATGCCGACGGAACATTTCGCACACGCGAAGGCAAACCAGTTGATTTGTCTGCCGCGACTTCGCATGGCAAGCATGGTCGTCGGCGCAGCAAGCGCGCCATCTTCCTGACCTGGCTGCGCAAGATCCATTTGTACGTCGGCTTGTGGGGTGCGGTATTCGGTCTGTTGTTCGGGGCAACCGGGCTCATACTCAACCATCGCGCCATTCTGAAAATCCCGGTTGAGAAAACCGTAGTAACGACAGTGCAATTAACACTGCCGCACAGCTTCGCCAACCCGGAAGCCATGTCTAGTTGGCTACAAGAAGAATTGAAGTTTGCTCCAGTCGCGCCGCCAGTTTTGAAAATGCAGCCAGCCAAAACGGTCGTCTGGAGCGGTCATGATGTGCAGCAACCCGAGCGTTGGACAATAGCCTTGAACCGTCCTGAAGGCGGCTTATCAGCGGAATACTTTGTCGGCAATCACTACGTCAAACTGGATCAAATCGATGCCACGCCTATCGGCACATTGACGCGCCTGCACATGTCTATCGGCGTCAGCGCATTCTGGGTATTGCTGTCGGACACGATCGCCGGCAGTTTGATTTTGCTTTCTCTTACAGGCTTGTTGCTGTGGACGCAGCTACATACGATACGCACGATTGCTGTCCTGACCAGCGTCGGTGCCTTGTTCGCCGGCCTCTGGTTCATGTGGTCGATATAA
- a CDS encoding DUF4198 domain-containing protein, whose protein sequence is MKNFIKPILALACCASLLASGVAQAHYLWLESGNKGAALYYGEVDVQLREKSPGKLDRISGLQAFVNTGDQVKPVDVNRTANYLAIASGKSPNVLVLEESLGVADLTKHNLGMAKSNYYARLGQPLASGATSPLALDIKQGNTANTFILLYRGQPLKNAKLEVIAPNTWMQEHHTDAQGAVEINTPWRGQYVVHVLHIDRTAGEFAGKQYDNLRNHLTYTFVKAKGSNAGPVQPPKHPME, encoded by the coding sequence ATGAAAAACTTCATCAAACCTATTCTTGCCCTCGCATGTTGTGCATCGCTGTTGGCAAGCGGTGTAGCGCAAGCACATTATCTCTGGCTGGAATCCGGCAATAAAGGTGCTGCGCTCTATTACGGCGAAGTCGACGTTCAGCTAAGAGAGAAAAGCCCCGGCAAACTCGATAGAATTAGCGGTCTGCAAGCATTTGTAAATACTGGCGACCAAGTCAAACCTGTAGACGTCAATCGCACCGCAAACTATCTCGCGATTGCGAGCGGCAAATCGCCCAATGTATTGGTCTTGGAAGAATCGCTAGGTGTCGCGGATCTGACCAAACATAATTTGGGCATGGCCAAGTCGAACTATTACGCACGCTTGGGCCAACCATTAGCCTCCGGTGCAACATCACCGCTGGCTCTGGATATCAAACAAGGCAATACCGCGAATACCTTCATCTTGTTATATCGCGGCCAGCCACTAAAAAATGCAAAGCTGGAAGTTATTGCGCCAAATACCTGGATGCAAGAACACCACACCGATGCACAAGGCGCGGTGGAAATTAATACGCCTTGGCGCGGTCAATACGTTGTGCATGTATTGCACATCGACCGCACGGCTGGCGAATTCGCCGGTAAGCAATATGACAATCTGCGTAATCACCTGACCTATACTTTTGTGAAAGCCAAAGGTAGCAATGCTGGTCCGGTGCAGCCGCCTAAACATCCGATGGAGTAA
- a CDS encoding TonB-dependent receptor, whose protein sequence is MNQRFTPLAAALLAAFSVPLAMQSSAFAQTAQSDTTLPAVTVQGSSETNYNVTTATSATKIDAPLRDIPQTINVVPQELMRDKAVRSMEDAVKSVPGIGLSHGDGQRDQVTIRGFSAIGDQFVDGVRDDALYFRDMSNVEQVEVVKGPASVLYGRGSSGGLINRVTKKPGMDKNEAMLQVGSWNQHRGEFDLARNYEESGVAFRMTGAVERADSYRDQQFLAREAFAPSLLLKLGDNTKLLLQAEYLHDKRVTDFGIPSYQGLPVNVAPSTYYGAANGRDNDYSEAKVSSAGFTLDHRFNNEWSIRNTFRYYEYSLNRYNTNVTAVNEATQTATLSRGNVQRDESGYFNQTELMQKVTVAGMQHQMLYGMEIGQQNKNQRFLTQNNIGTVNLFNPVNPVVPFTVTAPTSTTDNKGILTTASVYVQDLVTLSEKWKALAGIRYDSFRQETKDHIGTNNLNRTDTAWSPRVGLVYQPNTTQSYYASVSKSFQPSAETFALAANNAQLAPEETTSKEVGAKFDLFNGRASATASLFRLERSNIKMTNGVTATLIPVGKQRTDGIELTFTGDLSGGWQIWSGYAYLDATVTDSPNIAFQGKRATLTPEHSANIWLTKALGNGFSAGGGVNYVGNRFADPSNTTTLPGYTTIDGMVAYRIKGFDLQLNVNNIFDRKYIVSGHGTSAYLNLPGAPRNVQLTARYAF, encoded by the coding sequence ATGAATCAACGCTTCACCCCATTGGCAGCGGCCTTGCTGGCTGCGTTTTCCGTTCCGCTCGCAATGCAATCGTCGGCTTTTGCGCAAACCGCGCAATCTGATACAACATTGCCAGCAGTGACAGTACAAGGTAGTAGCGAAACAAATTACAACGTGACGACTGCTACTAGCGCGACAAAGATAGACGCTCCATTGCGCGATATTCCGCAAACCATCAACGTAGTTCCACAAGAACTAATGCGCGACAAAGCCGTACGCTCAATGGAGGATGCCGTGAAATCCGTCCCTGGCATTGGCTTGTCGCACGGCGATGGTCAACGCGACCAGGTTACGATTCGCGGCTTCAGTGCGATTGGCGATCAGTTTGTTGATGGCGTACGCGACGATGCGCTGTATTTCCGCGACATGTCTAATGTCGAACAAGTAGAAGTTGTTAAAGGGCCCGCCTCTGTTTTATATGGCCGTGGCTCGTCCGGTGGCTTAATCAACCGCGTTACTAAAAAACCCGGCATGGACAAAAATGAAGCCATGTTGCAAGTCGGTAGCTGGAATCAGCACCGTGGCGAGTTTGACCTTGCTCGCAACTACGAAGAAAGCGGTGTCGCCTTTCGTATGACCGGCGCAGTAGAACGTGCAGATAGTTATCGCGATCAGCAATTCCTGGCGCGCGAAGCATTTGCGCCTTCACTTTTGCTCAAGCTCGGTGACAACACCAAACTCTTGCTGCAAGCGGAATATCTGCATGACAAGCGTGTAACTGACTTCGGCATTCCTTCCTATCAAGGCCTGCCTGTCAACGTTGCGCCAAGTACTTATTACGGCGCAGCCAATGGCAGAGATAACGATTATTCAGAAGCAAAAGTAAGCTCGGCGGGTTTCACACTGGATCACCGCTTCAACAATGAATGGTCGATACGCAACACCTTCCGTTACTACGAATACTCATTGAATCGTTACAACACCAACGTCACGGCGGTCAATGAAGCGACGCAAACAGCCACGCTCAGCCGCGGCAATGTTCAACGCGACGAAAGCGGCTATTTCAATCAGACCGAATTGATGCAAAAAGTTACGGTGGCCGGTATGCAGCATCAAATGTTGTATGGCATGGAAATTGGTCAGCAAAACAAGAATCAACGATTCTTGACGCAAAACAATATTGGAACGGTTAATCTCTTCAACCCGGTCAATCCAGTCGTTCCGTTCACCGTCACGGCACCAACGAGCACGACTGACAACAAAGGCATCCTGACCACAGCCAGCGTCTATGTACAAGACCTCGTCACGTTATCGGAAAAATGGAAAGCGCTGGCCGGCATCCGCTACGATTCATTCCGGCAAGAAACCAAGGATCATATTGGCACCAATAACTTGAATCGTACCGATACAGCATGGAGTCCACGCGTCGGTCTGGTGTATCAACCAAACACCACTCAGTCCTACTATGCATCGGTCAGCAAATCGTTCCAGCCATCTGCAGAAACCTTTGCACTGGCAGCGAACAATGCACAATTGGCTCCTGAAGAAACCACCAGCAAGGAAGTTGGTGCCAAATTTGATTTGTTTAATGGTAGAGCTTCGGCCACGGCATCCTTGTTCCGCTTGGAACGTAGCAACATTAAAATGACCAACGGCGTAACTGCCACTCTTATTCCAGTCGGCAAACAGCGTACCGATGGTATCGAGCTAACCTTTACCGGCGATCTGTCGGGTGGCTGGCAAATCTGGTCCGGCTACGCTTATCTGGATGCAACAGTCACCGACTCACCCAACATTGCCTTTCAAGGAAAGCGCGCCACTCTGACACCGGAGCACAGCGCCAATATCTGGTTAACCAAAGCATTGGGTAATGGCTTCAGTGCAGGTGGCGGTGTGAACTATGTAGGCAACCGTTTTGCCGATCCAAGCAATACCACCACTCTTCCGGGCTACACCACGATAGACGGCATGGTGGCTTACCGCATCAAAGGTTTCGACCTGCAGTTGAATGTAAACAATATCTTCGATCGTAAGTACATCGTTTCAGGCCATGGCACTTCTGCCTACCTCAACTTGCCGGGTGCACCACGCAATGTGCAATTAACCGCACGTTACGCATTCTGA
- a CDS encoding TonB-dependent receptor, whose product MDRRYTQIAATLFATFSSQALVQQAHAQSATDAAVLPEINVTEAAGSDFKVDKASSTKFTAPILDTPKSITVITSEVMSQTGSATLVEALRTTPGITFGAGEGGNPTGDRPFIRGFDAQSSTYVDGMRDLGSQSREVFNLESVEVIRGSSSTFGGGGAVGGSLNLVSKAPLKEELRAGSVAVGTDNYKRVTADGNFVLSDTMAFRLNAMYHDADVAGRDAVSNSRWGIAPSLTFGMNTPTRVNLSYYHMQTDDLPDSGIPYNNPTLGRGDGQPVNVNRNNFYGVANRDFRKTQADIFTVRVDHDISSTLHFRNTTRFSKSSNDYIMTQPDDSKGNIYNGMVWRRINSRVSEAKSLQNQSELFGEVLTGSVKHSFSTGLELSREEGTRDSYLVNTKAGAATACAVGSGGAANNYNCTSLYSPNPYDPWTGYIGRANKPANAVNTTISLYAFDTMELSKQWSVNAGVRYDNYRASSEQGAYPAVAAADSPTGVAINAVNATNLRNKSSFFNYQAGVVYKPAENGSIYASYSTSSNPVGLNANDGADGALSTAIQSLDPERSKTYELGTKWDVLDKKVLLTAAIFRTQKVNARVTAADGTTQLAGDYTVDGIELGVAGNLTKNWQVFGGYTFLDSEIVNGGGNAAGLAVAGKQFPNTPRSSYSLWTTYAVMPKLTIGGGAFYTSRVYGNTANTKWVPSYTRFDAMASYVIDKNITLQLNVQNLTDKVYFNQAYSSHYASIAPGRSAVLALNVKY is encoded by the coding sequence ATGGATCGCAGGTATACCCAGATCGCAGCAACTTTGTTTGCGACATTCTCAAGTCAGGCGCTGGTTCAGCAAGCGCATGCGCAGTCGGCTACCGACGCTGCTGTACTGCCAGAAATTAACGTAACCGAAGCTGCTGGCAGCGACTTTAAAGTCGACAAGGCGTCCTCTACCAAATTCACAGCGCCGATCTTGGATACACCAAAGTCGATCACCGTGATTACCTCTGAAGTGATGAGCCAGACTGGTTCGGCTACTCTGGTAGAAGCATTGCGTACCACTCCTGGTATTACCTTCGGTGCAGGCGAAGGTGGCAATCCAACAGGTGATCGTCCGTTTATCCGTGGTTTCGACGCGCAAAGCAGCACTTATGTCGATGGCATGCGCGATCTGGGTTCACAGTCCCGTGAAGTATTCAATCTGGAATCGGTAGAAGTGATTAGAGGTTCGAGCTCAACCTTCGGTGGTGGTGGTGCAGTTGGTGGCAGCCTGAATCTGGTGAGCAAAGCGCCTTTGAAAGAAGAGCTGCGTGCAGGTAGTGTTGCAGTGGGCACCGACAATTACAAACGTGTGACCGCTGACGGCAACTTCGTACTTAGCGACACCATGGCATTCCGTTTGAATGCTATGTATCACGATGCTGATGTAGCTGGTCGTGATGCAGTATCAAATAGCCGTTGGGGCATCGCGCCTTCGCTGACCTTTGGTATGAATACACCGACACGCGTCAATCTCAGCTACTACCACATGCAAACGGATGACTTGCCGGACAGCGGCATCCCTTATAACAATCCGACGCTAGGCCGTGGTGATGGTCAACCCGTCAATGTTAATCGCAATAATTTTTATGGCGTGGCAAATCGGGATTTCAGGAAGACACAAGCCGATATCTTCACCGTACGTGTTGATCATGACATCAGCTCCACCTTGCATTTCCGCAACACCACGCGTTTTAGCAAGTCGAGCAATGACTACATCATGACGCAGCCGGATGATAGTAAAGGCAATATCTACAATGGTATGGTGTGGCGCCGTATTAACTCACGTGTCAGCGAAGCAAAATCATTGCAAAACCAAAGTGAATTGTTTGGTGAGGTCCTGACAGGTTCGGTAAAGCATAGTTTCTCGACCGGGCTGGAATTGTCGCGCGAAGAAGGTACACGCGACAGCTATCTGGTAAATACCAAAGCTGGTGCAGCTACTGCTTGCGCAGTCGGTTCAGGTGGTGCAGCAAACAACTATAACTGTACTAGTTTGTATAGCCCGAACCCATATGATCCATGGACTGGTTATATCGGTCGTGCAAACAAACCAGCCAATGCGGTGAATACGACCATATCGCTATATGCATTTGACACCATGGAACTTAGCAAGCAATGGTCGGTGAATGCAGGCGTGCGTTACGATAATTATCGTGCAAGCTCCGAGCAGGGCGCTTATCCAGCGGTCGCTGCAGCTGACAGCCCAACTGGTGTTGCAATCAATGCAGTGAATGCGACTAACCTGAGGAATAAATCCAGCTTCTTCAACTATCAGGCTGGTGTCGTGTACAAGCCTGCAGAGAATGGCAGTATCTACGCCAGCTATAGCACTTCATCGAACCCGGTTGGCTTGAACGCAAATGATGGTGCGGACGGTGCTTTGAGTACCGCGATTCAAAGCCTGGATCCAGAGCGCAGCAAAACCTACGAACTTGGTACCAAGTGGGATGTGCTCGACAAGAAAGTGTTGCTGACAGCTGCAATCTTCCGTACCCAGAAAGTAAATGCTCGTGTAACAGCTGCTGATGGCACTACACAACTTGCTGGTGACTACACGGTTGATGGTATAGAACTCGGCGTAGCAGGTAACCTGACTAAAAACTGGCAAGTCTTCGGCGGCTACACTTTCCTGGACAGTGAAATCGTCAATGGTGGTGGTAACGCAGCAGGCTTGGCAGTGGCTGGCAAACAGTTCCCAAATACGCCACGTAGCAGCTATAGCCTGTGGACGACCTACGCGGTCATGCCTAAGCTGACCATAGGTGGTGGTGCGTTCTACACTTCGCGTGTTTATGGCAATACGGCCAACACCAAATGGGTACCTAGCTACACCCGCTTCGATGCAATGGCGAGCTATGTAATCGACAAAAATATCACCCTGCAATTGAACGTACAAAACTTGACGGACAAGGTTTACTTCAACCAGGCTTATTCGTCGCACTATGCTTCGATTGCTCCGGGACGTTCCGCAGTACTGGCTTTGAATGTGAAGTACTAA
- a CDS encoding Fe2+-dependent dioxygenase: protein MLIHIPDVLDQQELKLINDKLANAGSAWVDGRVTAGYQGAPVKLNQQIDERSSVAHECQKIVLAAVEGHSLFISGALPNAVYPPMFNRYSEGMTFGAHIDGSIRFPPMGGRKVRTDLSATLFLTDPDDYDGGELEIQDTYGVHRAKFAAGDLVLYPATSLHQVTPITRGVRTACFFWVESLVRDDAQRALLFDMDNAIQTLNASDADPVARRTLIGVYHNLIRQWANT from the coding sequence ATGCTTATCCATATTCCAGACGTGCTTGACCAACAAGAACTCAAGCTCATCAATGACAAATTGGCGAATGCCGGTTCGGCTTGGGTAGACGGGCGTGTGACGGCAGGTTATCAAGGTGCGCCGGTCAAACTCAATCAACAGATTGATGAGCGTTCTAGCGTTGCGCATGAGTGTCAAAAAATCGTCTTGGCAGCAGTGGAAGGACATTCACTTTTCATTAGTGGTGCTTTGCCGAATGCAGTGTACCCACCGATGTTCAATCGCTATAGCGAAGGCATGACTTTCGGTGCGCATATAGATGGCAGCATTCGTTTCCCGCCCATGGGTGGGCGCAAAGTACGTACGGATTTATCCGCCACACTTTTTCTCACTGATCCGGATGATTACGACGGTGGTGAACTGGAAATACAAGATACCTACGGTGTGCATAGAGCAAAATTTGCTGCCGGCGATTTGGTGCTCTATCCGGCAACCAGTTTGCATCAGGTAACACCGATCACACGCGGTGTAAGAACCGCATGTTTCTTCTGGGTAGAGAGCTTGGTGCGAGATGACGCACAGCGTGCTTTGCTATTTGATATGGATAACGCAATCCAGACATTGAATGCGAGTGATGCAGACCCAGTTGCACGCCGTACATTGATCGGTGTGTATCACAATCTGATACGACAATGGGCTAACACATGA
- a CDS encoding tetratricopeptide repeat protein, whose amino-acid sequence MKTTAYSLPMTKEELDALPVEHWQELLSGAPEVLVEWLTAAAALDDCNAQALLGQMLLDGNGVTPNTSRAYACFVAASEQQQAMAMNMRGRCLEHGWGTQIDPVAAAHWYRSAAEAGLDWGMYNYANLLSRGRGVELNQELALDWYRKAAGMGHAKSLNLVGRYYEEGIVVEASRSTAFNYYRDSALAGDFRGQYSYACMLAERGRIDEATRWLEKIPATATIAFMNKIGNDLLLSAHPSFRAFAEKILAKDFVTLRMG is encoded by the coding sequence ATGAAAACGACAGCCTATTCCTTGCCGATGACGAAAGAGGAGCTTGATGCCTTGCCTGTGGAACATTGGCAGGAGTTGTTGAGCGGCGCGCCTGAAGTGCTGGTTGAGTGGTTGACTGCAGCTGCAGCTCTGGATGATTGCAATGCGCAAGCCTTGCTGGGACAAATGCTGTTGGATGGTAACGGTGTCACACCAAATACCAGTCGTGCATACGCTTGTTTCGTTGCGGCATCAGAGCAGCAGCAAGCAATGGCGATGAATATGCGCGGTCGCTGTCTTGAACATGGTTGGGGTACGCAGATTGATCCCGTAGCAGCTGCACATTGGTACCGGAGTGCAGCCGAAGCAGGATTGGATTGGGGCATGTACAACTACGCAAATTTGCTGTCACGCGGTCGCGGTGTTGAGCTGAATCAGGAACTAGCTCTAGACTGGTATCGTAAAGCAGCGGGAATGGGACATGCCAAGTCATTGAATCTGGTTGGTCGTTACTACGAAGAAGGTATCGTCGTAGAGGCGAGTCGCAGCACTGCTTTTAACTACTATAGAGATTCCGCCTTGGCCGGAGATTTTCGAGGCCAGTACAGTTATGCCTGCATGCTGGCGGAGCGTGGCAGAATTGATGAAGCGACGCGCTGGCTGGAAAAAATTCCAGCGACGGCTACGATCGCATTCATGAATAAAATCGGCAATGATTTACTCTTATCCGCACATCCGAGTTTCCGCGCATTTGCAGAAAAAATATTGGCTAAGGATTTTGTAACGCTAAGGATGGGATAA